A window of Haliscomenobacter hydrossis DSM 1100 contains these coding sequences:
- the moeB gene encoding molybdopterin-synthase adenylyltransferase MoeB — translation MIYGSEALPRLTAAEEQRYARHLALPDFDVQAQQKLKAAKVLVVGAGGLGSPLLLYLSAAGVGTIGIVDFDTVDLSNLQRQILYTPADLGKSKAQAAAQRVQALNPHVKVRVFETALNAENALDIIREFDIVADGTDNFPTRYLVNDACVLAGKINVYASIFRYEGQVSVFNYPLPDGKRGLNYRNLYPEPPAPGTVPSCAEGGVLGVLPGIVGSMQANEVIKVITGIGEPLVGKLFLFDAASMSARSIKLLAQEAYPITALRESTYYCTPAQLEVPGITMATLEDWRTENRAFQLIDVRQPEEFQQKNLGGLLIPLGDLLENLDKIERQIPVVIHCQSGQRSKEAILMLQRKMGWGHLYNLELKGLGLKS, via the coding sequence CGGAGGCTTTGCCGAGGTTAACGGCAGCAGAAGAACAAAGATACGCCCGACACCTGGCTCTGCCGGATTTTGATGTACAAGCCCAACAAAAGCTCAAAGCGGCCAAAGTGTTGGTCGTAGGCGCAGGAGGATTAGGGTCTCCTCTCCTATTGTACCTAAGTGCCGCCGGCGTGGGAACCATTGGTATTGTTGACTTTGATACCGTAGATCTGAGCAATTTGCAGCGACAAATCTTGTACACCCCCGCCGATTTAGGCAAATCTAAAGCCCAAGCCGCTGCACAACGTGTGCAGGCGCTCAATCCACACGTGAAAGTGCGGGTATTTGAAACGGCACTCAATGCCGAAAATGCCCTGGACATCATTCGGGAATTCGACATCGTTGCCGATGGAACCGATAATTTCCCAACCCGCTATTTGGTCAATGATGCCTGTGTTCTGGCAGGAAAAATCAATGTATACGCCTCCATTTTTCGCTACGAAGGGCAGGTTTCCGTTTTTAATTATCCCCTTCCGGATGGAAAACGTGGACTCAATTACCGCAACCTGTACCCCGAACCACCCGCACCAGGTACTGTTCCTTCCTGTGCAGAAGGGGGAGTGCTGGGGGTATTGCCGGGCATAGTTGGCAGCATGCAAGCCAACGAGGTCATTAAGGTCATCACCGGGATTGGAGAGCCTTTGGTAGGTAAACTGTTTTTGTTCGACGCAGCCTCCATGAGTGCCCGCAGCATCAAACTCCTGGCGCAAGAAGCCTACCCCATTACGGCCTTGCGCGAATCCACTTATTATTGTACACCCGCCCAATTGGAAGTACCGGGCATCACGATGGCGACCTTGGAAGATTGGCGCACAGAAAATCGCGCCTTCCAACTCATCGACGTGCGGCAGCCGGAAGAATTCCAGCAAAAAAACCTGGGCGGGCTACTCATTCCCCTTGGTGACCTGCTGGAAAACCTCGATAAAATCGAACGCCAAATCCCCGTAGTGATCCACTGCCAAAGCGGACAACGCAGCAAAGAAGCCATTTTGATGTTGCAGCGGAAAATGGGTTGGGGACATTTGTATAATTTGGAGTTGAAAGGTTTAGGGTTGAAAAGTTGA